One Cottoperca gobio chromosome 23, fCotGob3.1, whole genome shotgun sequence genomic region harbors:
- the atp23 gene encoding mitochondrial inner membrane protease ATP23 homolog gives MDQSKQEKDYGYDLFPERNKGPNKGSFLSHSLLTFHNKCELMLKFAMETSPYAKLLLRAMESSGCKVIKDRHLSCEECDGTVSGGFDAASSQIVLCQNNIHQQSHMNRVVTHELIHAFDHCRAHVDWFNNFRHLACSEIRAANLSGDCTFTNECNRLNFGLKQHQQECVRGRALRSILAVRKISREEAEKIVDEVFDTCFNDHAPFGRIPHSKKDANFAYRDYENRDRYNSNL, from the exons ATGGACCAGTCCAAACAAGAGAAGGACTATGGATACGATTTATTCCCGGAGAGAAACAAGGGACCAAACAAAGGCAGCTTTCTCTCGCATAGCCTGTtaacttttcacaacaagtgtGAGCTCATGTTGAAGTTCGCAATGGAAACTA GTCCGTATGCTAAGCTCCTACTCCGTGCCATGGAAAGTTCAGGATG CAAAGTTATTAAGGATCGACATTTGTCCTGTGAAGAGTGTGACGGTACGGTCAGCGGTGGCTTTGACGCAGCGTCTTCTCAA ATCGTTTTGTGTCAGAACAACATCCACCAGCAGTCCCACATGAACCGAGTAGTCACACATGAGCTCATTCATGCCTTTGACCACTGTCGGGCCCACGTGGACTGGTTCAACAACTTCAGACATCTGGCTTGTTCTGAG ATTCGGGCAGCTAACCTCAGCGGAGATTGTACCTTTACCAATGAATGCAATAGATTGAACTTCGGCTTGAAGCAGCATCAACAG GAGTGCGTCAGAGGCCGCGCCCTTCGCTCCATCCTAGCCGTGAGGAAAATTAGCAGAGAGGAGGCGGAGAAAATAGTGGACGAAGTCTTTGACACGTGTTTCAACGACCACGCGCCGTTCGGACGGATCCCACACAGCAAGAAGGACGCCAACTTCGCCTACAGAGATTATGAGAACAGAGATCGATATAATTCGAACCTTTAG
- the rpap3 gene encoding RNA polymerase II-associated protein 3 isoform X1, which translates to MSGGNKAIELQLQMRHNAEDLHSFMTEMQSWETDIKKKDEELRTGGLEEAQKKLPPVRNKDYKTKLRERKKVSSGKGDSKAGESKEATKIKSYDYKSWEKFDVDEALAELDKEESPAESNESDSEEAAADQDKMLAEKVKGNAFFKEGKYDDAIECYTRAMGADPYNPVLPTNRATSFFRLKKYAVAESDCNLAIVLDSNYFKAYARRGAARVALKKYESALEDYETVLKLDPGNAEAQNEVTKIKETLGHQAPVVPIEATQPQEAPTVDPEQQRRQEEQQRRQEAAVQKDRGNAYFKEGKYEVAVECYSRGMEADCMNVLLPANRAMAFLKLEKYKEAEEDCTKAVSLDRTYSKAFARRATARVALRKLEEAKQDFQEVLKLEPGNKQALNELQKLQFDVASSGLLQTPDGTRRRTVQPIDKPTHLQSTKPLRRVDIEEVSGEVSAMESGGSDFLVQEVTREAEDECSPLSTSPSAKMIKIEEIADIPSYSSGRVPSNRRTKQLAQEGTAHPPAPSASPSATAAHLPPPPTNSFQLEADLRRIGNQPEVIYRYLRQINPEAYANIFHNSLEPDILNQILSTLHGFYITNEDPATTLEILRSLSRVRRFDMTVMFLSSPEKKVLKDLFDFLQQADLEGSSVSALQKKYGV; encoded by the exons ATGTCCGGGGGAAACAAAGCCATTGAGTTACAGCTTCAGATGCGGCACAATGCGGAGGATCTGCACAGCTTCATGACTGAGATGCAGAGCTGGGAGACCGACATAAAGAAGAAAGATGAGGAGCTGAGGACGGGAGGACTTGAGGAGGCCCAG AAGAAGCTCCCACCTGTGCGCAACAAAGACTACAAAACAAAATTGAGGGAAAGGAAGAAGGTGTCATCAGGCAAAGGCGACTCTAAGGCAGGGGAGTCCAAGGAAGCCACAAAGATAAAATCATACGACTACAAATCATGGGAGAAGTTTGACGTG GACGAGGCGCTGGCAGAGTTGGATAAGGAGGAAAGTCCTGCAGAGTCTAATGAGTCAGACTCTGAGGAAGCTGCAGCAGATCAGGACAAAATGTTGGCTGAGAAAGTAAAG GGTAACGCATTTTTCAAAGAGGGAAAGTACGACGACGCCATTGAGTGTTACACCAGAGCCATGGGTGCAGATCCTTATAACCCTGTGCTTCCCACAAACCGAGCCACCTCCTTCTTCAGActcaaaaa GTATGCTGTGGCAGAGTCCGACTGCAACTTGGCGATCGTTCTGGACAGCAACTACTTCAAAGCGTATGCTCGGAGAGGAGCAGCGCGGGTTGCACTGAAGAAATATGAATCTGCATTAGAAG ATTATGAGACGGTTCTCAAGCTCGACCCCGGGAACGCGGAAGCACAGAATGAAGTGACGAAAATCAAGGAG ACTCTCGGACATCAGGCACCGGTCGTCCCAATTGAAGCCACACAGCCACAGGAGGCTCCCACAGTGGACCCGGAGCAGCAGAGACgacaggaggagcagcagagacgACAGGAGGCGGCTGTACAAAAAGACAGA GGGAATGCTTATTTCAAAGAGGGGAAGTACGAAGTGGCAGTTGAGTGCTACAGCAGAGGCATGGAGGCAGACTGCATGAACGTCCTCTTGCCCGCCAACAGAGCCATGGCCTTCCTCAAGCTGGAGAA GTAtaaggaggcagaggaggactGCACCAAAGCCGTTTCTTTGGACAGGACTTACTCCAAGGCTTTCGCCCGCCGTGCCACCGCCAGAGTGGCTTTAAGGAAACTGGAGGAGGCCAAGCAAG attttcAGGAGGTGTTGAAACTGGAACCAGGGAACAAGCAGGCCCTGAATGAGCTCCAGAAACTTcagttt GACGTGGCTTCCAGCGGCCTTCTCCAAACTCCCGACGGCACACGGAGGAGAACGGTTCAGCCAATAGACAAACCAACACATCTGCAGTCCACT AAACCTCTGCGCAGGGTTGATATTGAGGAAGTGAGTGGAGAAGTGTCCGCGATGGAGTCAGGTGGGTCTGACTTCCTCGTCCAAGAGGTGACGAGGGAGGCTGAGGATGAATGCTCTCCACTGTCGACGTCACCCAGCGCTAAAATGATAAAGATCGAGGAGATAGCAGATATCCCCTCGTACTCCTCTGGGAG AGTTCCTTCCAACAGACGGACCAAGCAGCTGGCGCAGGAGGGAACCGCTCATCCTCCCGCACCGTCGGCCAGCCCCTCCGCGACAGCAGCACACCTGCCTCCTCCACCCACCAACAGCTTCCAGCTGGAGGCCGACCTCCGCAGGATCGGAAACCAGCCTGAAGTGATTTACAGATATCTGAGG CAAATCAACCCCGAGGCGTACGCAAACATTTTCCACAACTCCCTCGAGCCTGACATTCTCAACCAGATCCTGAGTACACTGCATGGTTTCTACATCAC GAATGAAGATCCGGCCACCACGCTGGAGATCCTCCGGAGTCTATCACGTGTGAGGCGCTTCGACATGACCGTAATGTTCCTGTCGTCCCCGGAGAAGAAAG TGCTTAAAGACCTGTTTGACTTCCTTCAACAAGCCGACCTGGAGGGATCATCGGTCTCCGCTTTACAGAAGAAGTACGGAGTGTGA
- the rpap3 gene encoding RNA polymerase II-associated protein 3 isoform X2: MSGGNKAIELQLQMRHNAEDLHSFMTEMQSWETDIKKKDEELRTGGLEEAQKLPPVRNKDYKTKLRERKKVSSGKGDSKAGESKEATKIKSYDYKSWEKFDVDEALAELDKEESPAESNESDSEEAAADQDKMLAEKVKGNAFFKEGKYDDAIECYTRAMGADPYNPVLPTNRATSFFRLKKYAVAESDCNLAIVLDSNYFKAYARRGAARVALKKYESALEDYETVLKLDPGNAEAQNEVTKIKETLGHQAPVVPIEATQPQEAPTVDPEQQRRQEEQQRRQEAAVQKDRGNAYFKEGKYEVAVECYSRGMEADCMNVLLPANRAMAFLKLEKYKEAEEDCTKAVSLDRTYSKAFARRATARVALRKLEEAKQDFQEVLKLEPGNKQALNELQKLQFDVASSGLLQTPDGTRRRTVQPIDKPTHLQSTKPLRRVDIEEVSGEVSAMESGGSDFLVQEVTREAEDECSPLSTSPSAKMIKIEEIADIPSYSSGRVPSNRRTKQLAQEGTAHPPAPSASPSATAAHLPPPPTNSFQLEADLRRIGNQPEVIYRYLRQINPEAYANIFHNSLEPDILNQILSTLHGFYITNEDPATTLEILRSLSRVRRFDMTVMFLSSPEKKVLKDLFDFLQQADLEGSSVSALQKKYGV, from the exons ATGTCCGGGGGAAACAAAGCCATTGAGTTACAGCTTCAGATGCGGCACAATGCGGAGGATCTGCACAGCTTCATGACTGAGATGCAGAGCTGGGAGACCGACATAAAGAAGAAAGATGAGGAGCTGAGGACGGGAGGACTTGAGGAGGCCCAG AAGCTCCCACCTGTGCGCAACAAAGACTACAAAACAAAATTGAGGGAAAGGAAGAAGGTGTCATCAGGCAAAGGCGACTCTAAGGCAGGGGAGTCCAAGGAAGCCACAAAGATAAAATCATACGACTACAAATCATGGGAGAAGTTTGACGTG GACGAGGCGCTGGCAGAGTTGGATAAGGAGGAAAGTCCTGCAGAGTCTAATGAGTCAGACTCTGAGGAAGCTGCAGCAGATCAGGACAAAATGTTGGCTGAGAAAGTAAAG GGTAACGCATTTTTCAAAGAGGGAAAGTACGACGACGCCATTGAGTGTTACACCAGAGCCATGGGTGCAGATCCTTATAACCCTGTGCTTCCCACAAACCGAGCCACCTCCTTCTTCAGActcaaaaa GTATGCTGTGGCAGAGTCCGACTGCAACTTGGCGATCGTTCTGGACAGCAACTACTTCAAAGCGTATGCTCGGAGAGGAGCAGCGCGGGTTGCACTGAAGAAATATGAATCTGCATTAGAAG ATTATGAGACGGTTCTCAAGCTCGACCCCGGGAACGCGGAAGCACAGAATGAAGTGACGAAAATCAAGGAG ACTCTCGGACATCAGGCACCGGTCGTCCCAATTGAAGCCACACAGCCACAGGAGGCTCCCACAGTGGACCCGGAGCAGCAGAGACgacaggaggagcagcagagacgACAGGAGGCGGCTGTACAAAAAGACAGA GGGAATGCTTATTTCAAAGAGGGGAAGTACGAAGTGGCAGTTGAGTGCTACAGCAGAGGCATGGAGGCAGACTGCATGAACGTCCTCTTGCCCGCCAACAGAGCCATGGCCTTCCTCAAGCTGGAGAA GTAtaaggaggcagaggaggactGCACCAAAGCCGTTTCTTTGGACAGGACTTACTCCAAGGCTTTCGCCCGCCGTGCCACCGCCAGAGTGGCTTTAAGGAAACTGGAGGAGGCCAAGCAAG attttcAGGAGGTGTTGAAACTGGAACCAGGGAACAAGCAGGCCCTGAATGAGCTCCAGAAACTTcagttt GACGTGGCTTCCAGCGGCCTTCTCCAAACTCCCGACGGCACACGGAGGAGAACGGTTCAGCCAATAGACAAACCAACACATCTGCAGTCCACT AAACCTCTGCGCAGGGTTGATATTGAGGAAGTGAGTGGAGAAGTGTCCGCGATGGAGTCAGGTGGGTCTGACTTCCTCGTCCAAGAGGTGACGAGGGAGGCTGAGGATGAATGCTCTCCACTGTCGACGTCACCCAGCGCTAAAATGATAAAGATCGAGGAGATAGCAGATATCCCCTCGTACTCCTCTGGGAG AGTTCCTTCCAACAGACGGACCAAGCAGCTGGCGCAGGAGGGAACCGCTCATCCTCCCGCACCGTCGGCCAGCCCCTCCGCGACAGCAGCACACCTGCCTCCTCCACCCACCAACAGCTTCCAGCTGGAGGCCGACCTCCGCAGGATCGGAAACCAGCCTGAAGTGATTTACAGATATCTGAGG CAAATCAACCCCGAGGCGTACGCAAACATTTTCCACAACTCCCTCGAGCCTGACATTCTCAACCAGATCCTGAGTACACTGCATGGTTTCTACATCAC GAATGAAGATCCGGCCACCACGCTGGAGATCCTCCGGAGTCTATCACGTGTGAGGCGCTTCGACATGACCGTAATGTTCCTGTCGTCCCCGGAGAAGAAAG TGCTTAAAGACCTGTTTGACTTCCTTCAACAAGCCGACCTGGAGGGATCATCGGTCTCCGCTTTACAGAAGAAGTACGGAGTGTGA
- the rpap3 gene encoding RNA polymerase II-associated protein 3 isoform X3: protein MSGGNKAIELQLQMRHNAEDLHSFMTEMQSWETDIKKKDEELRTGGLEEAQKKLPPVRNKDYKTKLRERKKVSSGKGDSKAGESKEATKIKSYDYKSWEKFDVDEALAELDKEESPAESNESDSEEAAADQDKMLAEKVKGNAFFKEGKYDDAIECYTRAMGADPYNPVLPTNRATSFFRLKKYAVAESDCNLAIVLDSNYFKAYARRGAARVALKKYESALEDYETVLKLDPGNAEAQNEVTKIKETLGHQAPVVPIEATQPQEAPTVDPEQQRRQEEQQRRQEAAVQKDRGNAYFKEGKYEVAVECYSRGMEADCMNVLLPANRAMAFLKLEKYKEAEEDCTKAVSLDRTYSKAFARRATARVALRKLEEAKQDFQEVLKLEPGNKQALNELQKLQFDVASSGLLQTPDGTRRRTVQPIDKPTHLQSTKPLRRVDIEEVSGEVSAMESGGSDFLVQEVTREAEDECSPLSTSPSAKMIKIEEIADIPSYSSGRRSFTSVFFFLPNYTPVDATSFCKGIRLVGIVPT, encoded by the exons ATGTCCGGGGGAAACAAAGCCATTGAGTTACAGCTTCAGATGCGGCACAATGCGGAGGATCTGCACAGCTTCATGACTGAGATGCAGAGCTGGGAGACCGACATAAAGAAGAAAGATGAGGAGCTGAGGACGGGAGGACTTGAGGAGGCCCAG AAGAAGCTCCCACCTGTGCGCAACAAAGACTACAAAACAAAATTGAGGGAAAGGAAGAAGGTGTCATCAGGCAAAGGCGACTCTAAGGCAGGGGAGTCCAAGGAAGCCACAAAGATAAAATCATACGACTACAAATCATGGGAGAAGTTTGACGTG GACGAGGCGCTGGCAGAGTTGGATAAGGAGGAAAGTCCTGCAGAGTCTAATGAGTCAGACTCTGAGGAAGCTGCAGCAGATCAGGACAAAATGTTGGCTGAGAAAGTAAAG GGTAACGCATTTTTCAAAGAGGGAAAGTACGACGACGCCATTGAGTGTTACACCAGAGCCATGGGTGCAGATCCTTATAACCCTGTGCTTCCCACAAACCGAGCCACCTCCTTCTTCAGActcaaaaa GTATGCTGTGGCAGAGTCCGACTGCAACTTGGCGATCGTTCTGGACAGCAACTACTTCAAAGCGTATGCTCGGAGAGGAGCAGCGCGGGTTGCACTGAAGAAATATGAATCTGCATTAGAAG ATTATGAGACGGTTCTCAAGCTCGACCCCGGGAACGCGGAAGCACAGAATGAAGTGACGAAAATCAAGGAG ACTCTCGGACATCAGGCACCGGTCGTCCCAATTGAAGCCACACAGCCACAGGAGGCTCCCACAGTGGACCCGGAGCAGCAGAGACgacaggaggagcagcagagacgACAGGAGGCGGCTGTACAAAAAGACAGA GGGAATGCTTATTTCAAAGAGGGGAAGTACGAAGTGGCAGTTGAGTGCTACAGCAGAGGCATGGAGGCAGACTGCATGAACGTCCTCTTGCCCGCCAACAGAGCCATGGCCTTCCTCAAGCTGGAGAA GTAtaaggaggcagaggaggactGCACCAAAGCCGTTTCTTTGGACAGGACTTACTCCAAGGCTTTCGCCCGCCGTGCCACCGCCAGAGTGGCTTTAAGGAAACTGGAGGAGGCCAAGCAAG attttcAGGAGGTGTTGAAACTGGAACCAGGGAACAAGCAGGCCCTGAATGAGCTCCAGAAACTTcagttt GACGTGGCTTCCAGCGGCCTTCTCCAAACTCCCGACGGCACACGGAGGAGAACGGTTCAGCCAATAGACAAACCAACACATCTGCAGTCCACT AAACCTCTGCGCAGGGTTGATATTGAGGAAGTGAGTGGAGAAGTGTCCGCGATGGAGTCAGGTGGGTCTGACTTCCTCGTCCAAGAGGTGACGAGGGAGGCTGAGGATGAATGCTCTCCACTGTCGACGTCACCCAGCGCTAAAATGATAAAGATCGAGGAGATAGCAGATATCCCCTCGTACTCCTCTGGGAG ACGCAGTTTCACGTCGgtatttttctttctaccgaactacacaCCAGTAGATGCCACTTCCTTCTGCAAGGGGATACGGTTGGTGGGTATAGTTCCGACATAA